In Streptomyces dangxiongensis, one DNA window encodes the following:
- a CDS encoding non-ribosomal peptide synthetase, whose amino-acid sequence MSVAPVPLPESSTPPCHAVVHRLPAGLTVADCRARLRESAADGATAGPAAEEPPRVWAEPVPGPSDGPLAARRRQRETRTGISPSAASPLRLTVLEYADGVRDLVVAARADHVGRRELDRTAGTVLRGMPPYSGGEEHGFVPKGAVRADADGLVALAPMTLPAPRGTGREATGPDPARLLTAALALVLARTLGDRDPVLDVSSPSGAFAVPVSALDEDAQVTAFLAAAHTDTDTDTDGDSIRVRLQLDAAPAAEGLLLYAPPLCAPHALTLHAAPDADGCLVLRGWYRPEEFPAALAAQWGALLATAADGLAGAAPDATAAGVELLGPARRREVLELGGLGRKGPAPRLTIPELVRSRAAETPDAIALTDGDTHLSYQELLARAELTARALRGIGVLPGDRVGVCLERTADLVVSLLAVLVTGAAYVTLDPAYPADRLAYTAEDAGLGVVLVDDEAAAQDGPFASRVTVSPQTLLERAATAPKAPARSADPDAPAYVIYTSGSTGRPKGVVVPHRNVAALIATTGEDFACGAEDTWAWFHSAAFDFSVWEIWGGLATGGRVVVVPYWTCRSPRDFRELLVRERVTVLNQTPSAFARLIDLEREEAVLGSVRLVILGGEPLDPARLLPWFDAHPESACRVVNMFGITETTVHVTARTMTREDALTGNRSVGRAIPGWSVRILDGSRRPLPPGVLGEIAVAGDGLAQGYLERPELTAQRFVTAPVDSTRLYLSGDLGMLRPDGELEHHGRIDSQVQLRGHRVEPDEIRHVLLGHEAVRDAAVVVARKEGDEDAARLDGYVVLRGGDAREIRRHAARTLPEYMVPSVVAVPEIPLTVNGKTDVVRLAALAAEAVPQPPAVPPVPETREAPAAGAEAPEKDLDALVLAAWRTVLGTDATAEEDFFDLGGNSLLALRVCHALREAGLAAGVRDIYQFHTAAGLAAELRRRARPEAGGGGS is encoded by the coding sequence GTGTCCGTAGCCCCGGTCCCCCTCCCCGAGTCCTCCACGCCGCCCTGCCATGCGGTGGTGCACCGGCTGCCCGCCGGCCTGACCGTGGCGGACTGCCGTGCCCGGCTGCGCGAGTCCGCGGCGGACGGTGCCACGGCCGGACCGGCGGCCGAGGAGCCCCCGCGGGTATGGGCCGAGCCGGTCCCGGGACCGTCCGACGGCCCGCTCGCCGCGCGGCGCCGACAGCGCGAGACCCGCACCGGGATCAGCCCCTCCGCCGCCTCCCCGCTCCGGTTGACCGTGCTGGAGTACGCGGACGGGGTACGGGACCTGGTCGTGGCCGCCCGCGCCGACCACGTCGGGCGCCGGGAGCTCGACCGGACAGCCGGAACGGTCCTGCGGGGCATGCCCCCGTACTCCGGGGGCGAGGAACACGGCTTCGTCCCCAAGGGGGCGGTACGGGCCGATGCCGACGGCCTCGTCGCGCTCGCCCCGATGACGCTGCCGGCCCCGCGGGGAACCGGACGGGAGGCGACCGGACCCGACCCGGCCCGGCTGCTGACGGCAGCGCTCGCCCTCGTACTCGCGCGGACGCTGGGCGACCGGGATCCGGTCCTGGACGTCAGCTCCCCCTCGGGCGCCTTCGCCGTACCCGTCTCCGCCCTGGACGAGGACGCCCAGGTCACGGCTTTCCTCGCGGCCGCGCACACGGACACGGACACGGACACGGACGGTGACAGCATCCGCGTCCGTCTGCAGCTCGACGCCGCCCCCGCCGCAGAGGGTCTCCTCCTCTACGCCCCGCCGCTCTGCGCCCCACACGCTCTCACGCTCCACGCCGCCCCGGACGCCGACGGCTGTCTCGTCCTGCGCGGCTGGTACCGGCCCGAGGAATTCCCCGCCGCACTCGCCGCACAGTGGGGCGCGCTCCTCGCCACGGCCGCCGACGGCCTGGCCGGAGCCGCCCCGGACGCCACAGCGGCCGGGGTGGAGCTGCTCGGCCCGGCGCGGCGGCGCGAGGTCCTGGAGCTCGGCGGCCTCGGCCGCAAGGGCCCGGCGCCCCGGCTGACCATCCCCGAACTGGTCCGTTCCCGCGCCGCCGAGACCCCGGACGCGATCGCGCTGACCGACGGCGACACCCACCTCAGCTACCAGGAGCTGCTCGCCCGGGCCGAACTGACGGCCCGGGCGTTGCGCGGGATCGGGGTCCTCCCCGGCGACCGGGTCGGCGTCTGCCTGGAGCGCACGGCGGACCTGGTGGTGTCACTGCTCGCCGTGCTCGTCACGGGCGCCGCCTATGTCACGCTCGACCCCGCATATCCGGCCGACCGGCTCGCCTACACCGCCGAGGACGCCGGACTGGGCGTCGTCCTGGTGGACGACGAGGCGGCCGCGCAGGACGGCCCGTTCGCCTCGCGGGTCACCGTGTCGCCCCAGACGCTCCTGGAGCGGGCCGCCACCGCCCCAAAGGCCCCGGCCCGGTCGGCGGACCCCGATGCTCCGGCGTACGTCATCTACACCTCGGGCTCCACGGGACGCCCCAAGGGCGTGGTCGTGCCGCACCGCAATGTGGCGGCCCTGATCGCCACGACCGGTGAGGACTTCGCATGCGGCGCCGAGGACACGTGGGCCTGGTTCCACTCGGCCGCCTTCGACTTCTCGGTGTGGGAGATCTGGGGCGGACTGGCCACCGGCGGCCGGGTCGTGGTGGTTCCGTACTGGACCTGCCGCTCCCCCCGCGACTTCCGCGAGCTGCTAGTACGCGAGCGGGTCACCGTGCTGAACCAGACGCCCTCCGCCTTCGCCCGCCTCATCGACCTGGAACGCGAGGAGGCGGTGCTCGGCTCCGTGCGCCTGGTGATCCTGGGCGGCGAACCGCTCGACCCGGCCCGGCTCCTCCCCTGGTTCGACGCCCACCCCGAGTCCGCGTGCCGAGTGGTGAACATGTTCGGCATCACCGAGACCACCGTGCACGTCACGGCCCGAACCATGACCCGCGAGGACGCGCTGACCGGGAACCGTTCAGTGGGCCGAGCCATCCCGGGCTGGTCGGTGCGGATCCTCGACGGGAGCCGCAGGCCCCTGCCGCCGGGCGTACTCGGAGAGATCGCGGTGGCGGGCGACGGCCTCGCCCAGGGCTACCTGGAGCGGCCCGAGCTGACGGCCCAGCGCTTCGTCACGGCCCCCGTGGACAGCACGCGCCTGTACCTCAGCGGAGACCTGGGGATGCTGCGTCCCGACGGGGAGCTGGAGCACCACGGGCGCATCGACTCCCAGGTGCAGCTGCGCGGCCACCGCGTCGAGCCGGACGAGATCCGGCACGTGCTGCTCGGCCACGAGGCGGTGCGGGACGCCGCCGTGGTGGTGGCGCGGAAGGAGGGCGACGAGGACGCCGCCCGGCTCGACGGCTATGTCGTGCTGAGGGGCGGGGACGCACGTGAGATCCGGCGGCACGCGGCCCGCACCCTGCCGGAGTACATGGTGCCGAGCGTGGTCGCGGTGCCGGAGATCCCGCTCACGGTCAACGGGAAGACGGACGTGGTCCGTCTCGCGGCACTGGCCGCCGAGGCCGTGCCGCAGCCCCCGGCGGTGCCTCCCGTACCGGAGACACGGGAGGCACCGGCGGCCGGCGCGGAGGCCCCCGAGAAGGACCTCGACGCGCTTGTGCTGGCCGCGTGGCGGACGGTCCTGGGGACCGACGCCACCGCCGAGGAGGATTTCTTCGACCTCGGCGGCAACTCCCTGCTGGCGCTACGGGTGTGCCACGCGCTGCGGGAGGCCGGCCTCGCGGCCGGGGTCAGGGACATCTACCAGTTTCACACGGCGGCGGGCCTGGCCGCGGAACTCCGCCGGCGTGCCCGGCCCGAGGCCGGGGGCGGCGGGTCGTGA